aattttgttttggaggggtttttttgtttttgtttttagcctTATCACTTTTATTGTTGTGAAGGGGCAGAGGGATCAAAGGTGCTCTCTGGGATGAAGCAGAAAGGCATTGGTGTCAGCAAGAAAGGTAGAGGGGGCAGGGCAAGGAGAAAGTCTAGCATGGATGTCAGATGGAAAGACAAGAGACTCTGGGGTGAACAGGATCACCTGAGATGGGCAGAGCGGGCGATGGAGGGGGACAGGTTGCTCTGTGGGTTTCAAATGACTGAAGTAACAGGGGACAGGACTGGCGTGATTCATGCCAGCTAGAGAGAAGGTGGGTCCCAttcccacacacacacgccaGTCTCTGTTGCTCTGAACATCAGTCACAGTTTTGTATggggcagaggaggggagggtggCCAATTTAAGGGCCATGACATGGAAGACTTTCCTCCCTGGTCTACAGGGTTTCTATTCTGGGGTTTGTGTTGTTCTGCTCAGGGCAGATGGGGAACTGCAGAGCAtggtgcatgcgtgtgtgtgtgtgtgtgtgtgtgtggtcatttgtgtgtgaaagaaaggGCGAACCCAAAcctcctgtcagggaactgtccccggcgcagtgcgaggtggtggaagggctctcgggatgctacagagagccctggccccacctgaccagcagcacctcctctggcagcggacGGAGCAGCAAGGCTtctagcggggaggggcatgggtctcAGGAGACGGAGGgttgaggctctggggatgtcggAGAGACCCTACACTCCCCTAGCCCCAGGGGTGATGAAGGAGGTACGCAATTTCCGTTGCCCCAAAgacgtcgaggggtgaaacgaaaggaaggaaggtggggttttcgtataccgaaactcttttgttggggtcagaaccggaaggggccattcccagattctgccgGCATTTGATACGgacatgaacttgttagctctgcactgtacatagtatgcacaataaaactacaaaaggaaaggtcggagttttgcctggttactcatgagcaactaaccgaggaccttacaccTCCATTAatcaacacacacaaatgaacacacacacaaacacaattgtTTTAAGTAAGCCATTTAGAGTCTTCTGTTGACTAAGCGGTATATAAAACATGTTctataaatcagtgtttttcaaccactgttccgcggcacactagtgtgccgcgagatgttgcctggtgtgccgtgggaaaaattgaaaaattcaagagaattactttatatatagtcaatataggcacagagttaatttttttaacattttctaatggtggtgtacCTCGTGAttcttttcatgaaacaagtgtgcctttgcccaaaaaaggttgaaaaacactgctataaataAACAGTTCCCATCTAACgataaccagacctttggcctTTAGCTGtttgtggccttttagaagtgtgAACGATGTATGGGTTTTAATGTACTTGGGATGGCAGGGAGTTGTCTGTttatctcaggggtcagcaaactatttcagcagggggccggtccactgtccctcagaccttgtggggggccggactatattttgaagggggggaaatgaacgaattcctatgccccacaaataacccagaggtgcattttaaataaaagcacacattctactcatgtaaaaacaccaggcaggccccacaaataacctagagatgcattttaaataaaagcacacattctactcatgtaaaaacacgctgattcccggaccacccgtgggccagatttagaaggtgattgggctggatccggcccccgggccttagtttgcctacccatggtttatctgattgtaagttgctttgggttgcagcTAACAAAGTCAATAAATGTTGATagctgttattattgttatttattaaattcctatCCCGCCCTTCGTCCGAAGGTCACAGGGCAGTTTTCAATATGTAAGTATACACctagttatgctggctggggctgacaggagttgtagtccaagaaacCTAGGGAGACGCCAGGTTGTGGAAGACTGGTATTAAActtcaaaatgaatgaatgaatgaatgaatgaattagcACTACCGCTGCTCACCCGCTCTTTTAGCTTCTTGATCTCAGAAGGAATGAGGCAGTCGGCTTTGGCAATAAGGGGAACAATGTTCACTTTTTCATGCAGAGCCTTCATGAACTCCACGTCTACTGGCCTCAGCCTGCAACAAAGAAATGCAGCGTTAGAAGGCAAGCGATCTCTATTTTTCCCTGCATGCTAGCAAGGGGAACTTTCTgccaaaaaatgaaagaaagaaaaaaaaaggacagGACTTCCTCTTATAACAAGTCCCTTTTCCTAGAAGGGCAGCTTGGAAATGTTAGACTCTAAGTTTAATGGCTTCATGGAGACCTTCAGATCGTAATGTGTGCGCTTATTTTGAAATGTAGCAGTCCGGTCCCGTTGAGTCAGGGAGCCCCTCCTGGTCATTCTGTGGCGTGGAAGActtccagtctgccttaaagtcCAATTCTGATGGCACCAATGCCTTGTGGCTCTTATTGTCTTATATCAGGTGAAGGGAACCTTCATCCTATGGGTCTAATGAGGCCCATCAGGTCTCTCCCATTTGACCCACAAGCCCATTTGGGTCAAGCCACACCCATCACCTGATGCCATATTGGATATTCATTTTCCATTATTACATTTGCTTTCCACtgttcctccaagaagctcaatgtGGATTTTTACCCTCATAAGAACCCTGAAATGTAGGTTAAGTCCAAGAGAAGGTGAatgacccaaggtcacccggtgagcttcatggctgaacggagacttgaacccttgtctccaaggtgctatccagcactctaaccactacgctaCACTGGCTGCAGGGTGTGCGAGGCAGATAAAGGAACAAGCCCATCCCACCTTACCCATGGCCAAAGGGGGAGATGAAGTAGAGGCAGCAGTGCACTCGGTTGTCCTGGATGTTCTTCCGATTGAGGCCGCTCTCATCCCGGAAGTACTGTTCGAACTGCTGGTCAATGTAATCCGTGATGGCCTTCCAACTAGAGGAAAAGATGTCAATGGGACACCAGTTTAGATGGTACTTGGAGACAGAGGGTAACACACATTAACAGAGGAGAGGTTCCTAAGATCCTGTGTAGAAACAGcagtggagcaagccgatcggaTGCCTGGATTGGCGCACGTGCCCTGCACCAAGGGGTGAGACCAGCTGCCCGCGGGGGTGGAGCAagccggggcaggatgctccatggggcctctgaggaatctgcctgcctccccccactcaGCCGTCCTACAACTGAGGGGAAGGTggcgggcggaccgtttgggacagcacagagcctgtgggcgcccaagccaccacgtcactccacccgacattttgtcacccctccccctcAGTGGTTACacctggggtggtccgcccctGTGTAGAAATCGCTGAACTAAATATTGCCTATCATAGAGAAGGAACATAAAGAACTTGCATCCTGTCTgtcaacagctgcaaggattttaaTGGCTCAAAACTGGAAAGTTACGTTACTCCCTCCTTGGGAACAACAGTTTGGGACTGGACCGTAAGAGCAAAAATAACTTATCTTATCTAAGAGCAAGAATTGCAGTTCCATATAGAAACAAATTCTGGGGGAACAGGTTGCCCCTTATACAGCGTTGTCAAGAAAATAATTACCTTCCATGAAAGCAAATTCAAGGAGGTTCTGAGTTTTTGCACTGAAATGTAAACACGGGGGTAATATTACAGGTGCATGTTATTTCTTTCAGCTTTCACGGAGCTGCTGAAAGAGTTAATGAGAAGACATGCAAAGTGCTTTGGTTTGGTGGCTTAAACCTCTTTGCATATCTTATAGGCCAGTTTGCACTGGTATTGCATACGAAATGGGAGAAATGGTCTattggagagaaggaggaggaggaggaggaggaggaggaggaggaggaggagtaatttggatttgatatcccactttatcactaccctaaggagtcccaaagcggctaacaatctccttttcccttcctcccccacaacaaacactctgtgaggtgagtggggctgagagacttcagagaagtgtgactagtcactagcccaaggtcacccagcagctgcatgtggaggagcagggaatcaaacccggttcaccagattatgagtccaccactcttaaccactacaccacactggctcccagaccATACCATGCCTCATAATTTCCCCTGCAGCAGAGGTAACCAAAGTGGTGTGGGGGTAGGACTCACCACTCGGTGTTGTTCACAGCATCTCCAAAACCTGGCGTGTCGACAATTGTTAACTTCAACTTCACCCCCTTCTCCTCGATGTCCACCGTGTGTTTCACAATCTCTACTGTCTGACTGATTCTTTCTTGATATACAAAGATGGAAGAAAAAGAATAACGGAGGTTAGCGCCAGAGATGTCCCTCCACTGCCTCCAAATCGGCCTCACTATTTATGAATAAGTGCTAggtctttctatctctctctcctctccttccccaaaatgggatttccctgcctccaacccacccaccccaaaaaaacggAGCTCCAGTAAGGATCCTAGAAATTACAGGTTGATAGCTTCATACCTGTCctgggaaaactggtggaaagtgttgttaaagaaaaaaaataatgaagcataaagaagaacaagccttgctggagcataaccagcatggcttctgcaaaggagGGAAgatgtgctgttgcactcaggtcttgcttgaggGCTTCCTATAGGTATCTGATGgcccactggcttgatccagaagggctATTCTAACACTCATAATTGTTCTAGAAAAGAAGCTTTGAACTCTCAAGGAAACCTGTGCCCTTCCAGTAGTTGTtaggacttcagctcccatcatcccctgaccattgatggtgctggttggagctggtggaagttggagacaaacaacatctggagagtcacagataCCCGCCCCAACCCTTCTTTTGAACATTCCTAGCTTGGCTTTGTAGAATTAGCTCCCATATCATCCATGTGGTTGATGCATCTATATATCAACAGTCTTCAACTTTTCCAGATCCAGGGTCTACCTTTCATCAAAGCATGCATTTGCAGACCCACTTCTTAATTTTTTACCatacatttaccatatttttccatctataagacacccccatgtataagacgccccctatttttgggattcagatttaagaaaatggggggagatggcccagagtataagacaccccccccctaatttttgacgttgttttttagggggggaacctacttatacacgggaaaatacggtatatggcggtagtgctgctgttgctactcACGTTAGATCAGGATGTGACCAAATCATAACCCACCGGTTGAAGACTCTATTATTACTCTGCTCAATAACAAAGATGCAACATTTCAAGCAAAAGATGCTAGGAAGCAGATCCCAGTTTCTCCAGCCTAGGTTCCACTGTGGCTACAAATCTGCGCCAGGGCTATAGCACTTCAAGCCGCAAGACAAGACACAGAATCCTAGCTGACAGCAACGGCAAGAAACAGCACCACCTACTGGTCGGAGGTTTTGCCTATCTGGTCACGGGCAAATACCTTCGGCATTGAGAAGTTTTCGGTCTTTGTAGAGGTCTGTCAGGAACAAGCTGTTTACCAAAGTAGATTTACCCAGGCCCGACTCTCCTAGAAAGGGACAGGCGCAAATACCAGGTTAAAAGAACATCTTGGACAAGAGGTTTTCGTGCTGAATTCCAAGATTATGCATTTGTTACTCTTCGAGAATAGCACCAGGGAGGTAGGTTATCGTCCCCCAAGCAGGAAATGTTTCCATGTAGAATGCTCTGTCCTTGGACTGACACAATATCTCACAGCCACAAATGTAGTTTGTCTTATTCACAATACTCATATAAGATGCTGTTATTTCGGCAGGGAGAGATTCAAAGGCATTGATTTGGCCAAGTACACAATGACGGTGACCCTTGAGAGCCTGTAGAAGCAAGCTATACTCAAGCCCCAtctacactatgcatttaaagcagtattgtaccatcctggctccccccaaagaatcctgggagctgttggTTTCCTAAGGCTGCTAAGAGTGgctcctattcccctcccagagctacaattcccagagttccctgggtagagggattgattgttaaatcaatGGACTGGGattacctgaaagaccacctccaaCCCTACAGACCCTCCTTAGATCAGCagagaggtctctctctctctctctctcttggtagTTCTGCTGGGGAGTCTCACCTGCCACCATGAGGGTGAAATCAAAGCCCTTCTTCACAGATTTCCGGTGCACCTGGTTGGGGAGCGTGGCGAACCCCACATACTGCTTTTCGTGGTCCTGCAAGAAGGATAGCAGCAGCTATTGATCACCTTCTCATTGCTgcttttttaaacatttaattaGCTGTTTTACGGCTCCCCTAATGCAAAAAGGCAGAGACTCAATGTCCTTACCACAATAAATAAGGAAGTCAATTTGAAATTACCGGTAATTCAAATCAATCAAAATGGAAAAGCTATTATTGCTGACTTTATACGCCACTCGATACCAGGCTTCTAAGCAGTCTACAAGTACAAAAACCAGTAGCGCAAACATGAAAATATAAGCATCCATCATTAAAACAATCCcatgaaaatattaaaaaatgtaaacatccataattttaaaaatgtgcaatgGAACAAGAGGTGAAGGATGAGTTGAAACGAAACAAGGCTCCAGATTCAGAGGAAGTAAGTCAGCAGATTCCAAATATTGGGGAGACAAGGGTTTCAGAAGCACACTGATGGACCTGTGCAGCCAACAGAAAGAGGCGAGTTCGGATCCTCCACAGGTCCAT
This is a stretch of genomic DNA from Lacerta agilis isolate rLacAgi1 chromosome 17, rLacAgi1.pri, whole genome shotgun sequence. It encodes these proteins:
- the SEPTIN5 gene encoding septin-5 isoform X1; amino-acid sequence: MSTAIRYKSKLVNPEEKQDHEKQYVGFATLPNQVHRKSVKKGFDFTLMVAGESGLGKSTLVNSLFLTDLYKDRKLLNAEERISQTVEIVKHTVDIEEKGVKLKLTIVDTPGFGDAVNNTECWKAITDYIDQQFEQYFRDESGLNRKNIQDNRVHCCLYFISPFGHGLRPVDVEFMKALHEKVNIVPLIAKADCLIPSEIKKLKERIREEIDKFGIKVYQFPECDSDEDEDFKQQDRELKESAPFAVIGSNTVVEAKGQRVRGRLYPWGIVEVENQAHCDFVKLRNMLIRTHMHDLKDVTCDVHYENYRAQCIQQMTSKLTQDNRIESPIPILPLPTPDAETEKLIKMKDEELRRMQEMLQKMKQQMQDQ